The proteins below come from a single Halothiobacillus neapolitanus c2 genomic window:
- the tsf gene encoding translation elongation factor Ts — protein MTTISASLVKDLRERTGSGMMECKKALVETGGDIEAAIEYMRKNGLAKADKKAGRVAAEGQIGVAVSDDGHIAAMVEVNSETDFVAKNPDFAGFVQSVADRVLADNPADMDALMALQIDGQSIEDKRKALVAKLGENLQVRRFERYETTGAVGAYRHGERIGVLVELQGGEVALARDIAMHVAATRPVCVNESDVDADLVAKEREIFIAQAADSGKPADIIEKMVDGRIRKFLAEVALVGQPFVKDPDLTVGKLLKNKGATCVKFARIEVGEGIEKDTTDFAAEVMAQVKGA, from the coding sequence ATGACAACGATTAGTGCCAGCTTAGTTAAGGATCTGCGCGAGCGTACCGGCTCGGGCATGATGGAATGCAAGAAAGCCCTGGTTGAAACCGGTGGTGATATCGAAGCCGCGATCGAGTACATGCGTAAGAACGGCTTGGCCAAAGCCGACAAGAAAGCCGGCCGTGTGGCTGCCGAAGGCCAGATTGGCGTAGCCGTTTCTGATGACGGCCATATTGCTGCCATGGTTGAAGTCAACTCCGAGACGGATTTCGTTGCCAAGAACCCGGATTTCGCCGGATTCGTGCAGTCGGTTGCCGATCGGGTATTGGCGGATAATCCTGCCGATATGGATGCCTTGATGGCGTTGCAGATTGACGGCCAGAGCATTGAAGATAAGCGTAAAGCGCTGGTTGCCAAGCTGGGTGAAAACCTCCAGGTGCGCCGTTTCGAGCGTTACGAGACCACAGGCGCTGTTGGCGCTTATCGTCACGGTGAGCGTATCGGTGTATTGGTTGAGTTGCAGGGCGGCGAAGTGGCTCTGGCCCGTGATATTGCCATGCACGTTGCCGCGACCCGTCCGGTCTGCGTGAACGAATCCGATGTGGATGCCGATCTGGTGGCTAAAGAGCGCGAGATTTTCATCGCTCAGGCAGCCGATAGCGGCAAGCCTGCCGACATCATCGAAAAAATGGTGGATGGTCGTATTCGCAAGTTCCTTGCCGAAGTGGCGCTGGTTGGCCAGCCGTTCGTCAAGGATCCGGATTTGACGGTCGGTAAGCTGCTCAAGAACAAAGGCGCTACCTGCGTCAAGTTTGCTCGTATCGAGGTAGGTGAGGGGATCGAAAAAGACACCACCGACTTCGCGGCCGAGGTGATGGCGCAAGTCAAAGGCGCCTGA
- the rpsB gene encoding 30S ribosomal protein S2 → MASVSMRQMIEAGVHFGHQTRYWNPGMAPYIFGQRNRIHIINLEKTVPMFNDALNFISKVVGGGGTIMFVGTKRSARDTVAEEAARCGMPYVNHRWLGGMMTNYATVRQSVRRLKTLQTMEQDGSLAKLNKKEGLMMTREREKLERSLGGIQDMDRLPNALFVIDVGHEDIAVIEAKKLGIPVIGIVDTNSSSKGIDYVIPGNDDAIRAIQLYAHAVAETVLEAKGASAIAPSDFVEAAEADQA, encoded by the coding sequence ATGGCATCAGTTAGCATGCGTCAAATGATCGAGGCCGGCGTCCATTTTGGTCACCAGACTCGTTATTGGAATCCGGGCATGGCGCCCTATATTTTCGGTCAGCGTAACCGCATCCACATCATCAATCTGGAAAAGACCGTTCCGATGTTCAACGATGCGTTGAACTTCATCAGTAAAGTTGTTGGTGGCGGCGGAACCATCATGTTCGTCGGCACTAAGCGTTCAGCTCGCGACACCGTCGCTGAAGAAGCGGCTCGTTGTGGCATGCCGTATGTCAACCACCGTTGGTTGGGCGGCATGATGACGAACTACGCTACCGTGCGTCAGTCGGTTCGTCGTCTTAAAACGCTGCAAACTATGGAACAAGACGGTTCGCTGGCAAAACTGAACAAGAAAGAAGGTCTGATGATGACCCGTGAGCGTGAAAAACTCGAGCGTTCACTCGGTGGTATTCAGGATATGGATCGTCTGCCGAATGCGCTGTTCGTCATTGACGTCGGTCACGAAGATATCGCGGTGATCGAAGCCAAGAAGCTGGGCATCCCTGTTATCGGTATCGTGGATACCAACAGCAGCAGCAAAGGTATCGATTACGTTATCCCGGGTAACGATGATGCGATCCGTGCGATCCAGCTCTATGCCCATGCAGTAGCTGAAACCGTACTGGAAGCGAAGGGTGCGTCAGCGATTGCTCCCTCAGACTTTGTCGAAGCAGCGGAAGCCGATCAGGCCTGA
- a CDS encoding segregation and condensation protein A, protein MVAEIQVKIGGQPLTQLPLDLYIPPDALSVLLSQFEGPLDLLLYLIRKQNLDILAIPVAEVTRQYLTYLDLMQSLKIELAAEYLLMAAWLAEIKSRLLLPTPPAADDEESEDPRAALVERLLAYERLNHAACWLDEQPRVDRDFFPLSITATLPRHTILPPDISLTDLVAALRGMVRQGELTAAHEIRRETLSVRARMTDILDLMKMGSPVTLDRVYRAEEGRGGIAVSVVAVLELAKAHAIEFAQDGPFSPIRLFAVSSELDLNE, encoded by the coding sequence GTGGTTGCAGAGATACAGGTGAAAATCGGCGGGCAGCCACTCACGCAACTGCCCTTGGATTTGTATATCCCCCCTGATGCGCTTTCCGTGTTGCTGTCGCAATTTGAAGGCCCGCTCGATCTGCTGCTCTACCTGATTCGCAAGCAAAACCTCGACATCCTTGCAATTCCTGTCGCCGAGGTGACGCGGCAATACCTGACCTACCTTGATCTGATGCAATCTTTGAAAATCGAACTGGCGGCGGAGTACTTGCTCATGGCCGCCTGGCTTGCCGAGATCAAATCGCGGTTGCTTCTTCCGACGCCACCGGCCGCAGACGATGAAGAATCAGAAGACCCTCGCGCTGCCTTGGTTGAGCGCCTGCTGGCTTACGAGCGCCTGAATCACGCAGCCTGTTGGCTGGATGAGCAGCCGCGAGTGGATCGGGACTTTTTCCCTTTGAGCATTACCGCAACGCTTCCCCGTCACACCATTCTCCCGCCTGATATTTCCCTGACGGACCTGGTGGCAGCGCTGCGCGGCATGGTGCGACAGGGTGAGCTGACAGCGGCGCATGAAATTCGTCGCGAGACGCTGTCCGTTCGTGCCCGCATGACCGACATCCTCGATCTGATGAAAATGGGGAGCCCCGTAACGCTGGATCGTGTCTATCGGGCCGAAGAAGGGCGCGGTGGTATTGCCGTGAGCGTGGTTGCCGTGCTTGAGTTGGCCAAGGCCCACGCGATCGAATTTGCGCAGGATGGCCCCTTTTCGCCGATCCGGCTGTTTGCGGTTTCATCGGAACTTGACTTGAACGAGTGA
- a CDS encoding site-2 protease family protein, producing MLELTLIQKIAIGILPILLAVTVHEAAHAFAANYLGDGTAKFLGRMTLNPIKHIDPIGTIVVPLAMFILTSFVFGWAKPVPINTKNFKDPRRDMALVAIAGPASNMLMAFAWAGLTAVGVSGLASGAWYAEPLALMGQIGIFVNILLAVFNLLPLPPLDGGRVLVALLPPHAANKVSMLEPWGFPILLLLLFTGALSYVISPILLVLLNWFNGLVHLL from the coding sequence GTGCTGGAACTCACACTCATTCAGAAAATCGCCATCGGTATTCTGCCCATCTTGCTGGCAGTGACCGTGCACGAAGCCGCCCATGCCTTTGCCGCAAACTATCTGGGCGATGGCACAGCCAAGTTTCTCGGGCGGATGACCTTGAACCCGATCAAGCATATCGATCCGATCGGTACGATTGTTGTACCACTGGCGATGTTCATTCTCACGTCGTTTGTATTCGGTTGGGCCAAGCCGGTGCCGATCAATACGAAGAATTTCAAGGATCCACGGCGAGACATGGCGCTGGTGGCGATTGCGGGCCCTGCGTCAAACATGCTGATGGCATTTGCGTGGGCCGGGCTGACCGCAGTCGGTGTGTCCGGATTGGCGAGCGGAGCCTGGTATGCCGAACCGTTGGCGTTGATGGGGCAGATCGGGATTTTCGTTAATATCCTGTTGGCCGTGTTCAATTTATTGCCCTTGCCGCCGCTCGATGGCGGGCGTGTGCTTGTCGCGCTGTTACCGCCGCACGCGGCCAACAAGGTCTCCATGCTGGAGCCTTGGGGCTTTCCCATTTTGCTCCTGCTTCTGTTCACCGGCGCGCTGTCGTACGTTATTTCGCCGATTCTGCTGGTCCTGCTGAACTGGTTTAACGGCCTGGTTCATCTGCTCTAA
- a CDS encoding L-threonylcarbamoyladenylate synthase, translating to MSTLLEVHPESPQPRLVTQIAEALSDGSVIVLPTDSGYTLACRLEDKTALAKIAQIRRDNEPHHMTLLCRDLSEISTYAKLDNQHYRFLKTHTPGPYTFILEATSEVPRRLLHAKKRSIGLRVPQNTVLRSVLEELAAPILSASLVLPDHNEPLEDPEWFPRAVERQVDMIVSTGFHAQNPSTVIDMTGDEFVLVREGLGGIPPELED from the coding sequence ATGAGTACCCTTCTTGAAGTCCACCCCGAGTCGCCGCAGCCCCGATTGGTGACTCAGATCGCCGAAGCTTTATCCGATGGTTCGGTCATCGTTTTGCCAACCGATTCCGGTTATACCCTTGCCTGTCGGCTGGAGGATAAGACGGCCTTGGCTAAAATTGCGCAGATTCGCCGCGACAATGAACCGCATCACATGACGCTGTTGTGCCGAGATCTGTCTGAAATCAGTACCTACGCCAAGCTTGACAATCAGCATTACCGCTTTCTTAAAACACACACGCCGGGGCCATATACATTCATCCTCGAAGCGACGAGCGAAGTGCCTCGACGTTTACTGCACGCCAAGAAACGTTCGATCGGTTTGCGCGTACCGCAAAACACGGTGTTGCGCTCGGTGCTTGAAGAATTGGCAGCCCCCATTCTCAGCGCGTCATTGGTTTTGCCTGATCATAATGAACCGCTGGAAGACCCGGAATGGTTTCCAAGAGCAGTCGAGCGTCAGGTTGATATGATTGTCAGTACGGGGTTTCACGCACAGAATCCGTCGACGGTGATCGACATGACGGGCGACGAATTCGTGCTCGTGCGGGAAGGCTTGGGCGGCATCCCGCCAGAACTTGAGGATTGA
- a CDS encoding septation protein A: MKFLYDFFPILLFFVAYKLGGIYVATGVAMIAATIQISYSWFIKKKVENMHWISAGLILLFGGMTLILHDPLFIMWKPTILNWLFALAFAGSAFMGSKPLVQRMMEHVLAVPNPIWRRVNWAWVMFFIISGIANIYVAYNFSQDAWVNFKLFGLMGMTFVFMILQGIYLARYAENTEEVVADNANDTDQIR; this comes from the coding sequence ATGAAGTTTTTATACGATTTCTTTCCGATCCTTCTGTTTTTTGTCGCCTACAAACTGGGCGGTATTTATGTGGCTACGGGTGTCGCCATGATTGCCGCTACGATACAGATCAGCTATAGCTGGTTTATCAAGAAGAAAGTCGAAAACATGCACTGGATCTCTGCAGGTTTGATTCTGCTGTTCGGCGGCATGACACTGATTTTGCATGATCCGCTCTTCATCATGTGGAAACCCACCATCCTGAACTGGCTCTTTGCACTCGCCTTTGCAGGCAGCGCCTTCATGGGCAGCAAACCATTGGTGCAGCGCATGATGGAACACGTACTGGCCGTGCCAAACCCAATCTGGCGACGGGTAAACTGGGCCTGGGTTATGTTCTTCATCATCTCGGGCATAGCGAACATTTACGTGGCATACAACTTTTCGCAGGATGCCTGGGTCAACTTCAAGCTTTTTGGTTTGATGGGCATGACCTTCGTATTCATGATTCTGCAGGGCATATACCTCGCCCGTTACGCAGAAAACACCGAGGAAGTGGTGGCTGACAATGCCAACGATACGGATCAGATTCGCTAA
- a CDS encoding YciI family protein — protein MHFIIHAIDHPDSLTGRLAHRADHRKRIEALHNEGRLVTAGPLPNKVEADPNISGFSGSLIIADFPDEASARAWADTDPYVLNGIYAEIRVYPYLQTFSAAPTTTQVAK, from the coding sequence ATGCATTTTATCATTCACGCCATCGATCACCCCGATAGTCTGACGGGTCGACTGGCCCATCGGGCCGATCATCGCAAACGAATCGAAGCGCTTCATAACGAAGGCCGATTGGTGACGGCCGGTCCACTGCCAAACAAGGTTGAGGCAGACCCGAACATTTCCGGCTTCAGCGGCAGCCTGATTATTGCCGATTTCCCGGATGAAGCCAGCGCCCGTGCATGGGCAGACACTGACCCCTATGTATTGAATGGCATCTACGCTGAAATCCGGGTTTATCCGTATCTACAAACTTTTTCTGCCGCACCGACCACGACACAAGTGGCCAAATAA
- a CDS encoding peptidylprolyl isomerase codes for MQKSTWMKPFAITGIALLAFAGLAGCQGNSDNATSAAKTPLGNEAASHPAMNTADTSAKVTSGKIIATINGQPLYEENLKVIQSSLPKSKNIPEQDLIQRMIELRLLASAARQEGLDKQIKTKAQIQNAVDNQLANDYLSDYLSKMKVTDAELQPEYNQFVKGYPKTTQYKAAHILVKTKEEADAIIKQLDSGTPFDQLAKEKSQDPGSAKQGGELGWFDADQMVPEFSAAVEKLKKGEITQQPVKSQFGWHVIKLEDTRLAQPPTFAELKPQLETQYRRAAIEDLIKKLRTKAKINIMAVPATLQTAPAEASKPSEEAAPAAKP; via the coding sequence ATGCAAAAATCAACCTGGATGAAACCGTTTGCCATAACCGGTATCGCCCTACTCGCTTTTGCCGGATTGGCCGGATGCCAAGGCAACTCCGATAACGCAACCAGCGCGGCCAAAACCCCTTTGGGCAATGAAGCCGCTTCGCACCCCGCCATGAACACAGCGGATACTTCGGCCAAGGTAACCAGTGGCAAGATCATCGCCACCATCAATGGCCAGCCCTTGTATGAAGAAAACCTGAAGGTTATTCAAAGCTCATTGCCAAAATCCAAAAACATACCTGAACAAGACTTGATCCAACGCATGATCGAGTTGCGTCTGTTGGCCAGTGCCGCGCGTCAGGAAGGACTGGATAAGCAGATCAAAACCAAGGCGCAGATACAAAACGCTGTCGACAACCAATTAGCGAACGATTACCTGTCTGATTACCTCAGCAAAATGAAGGTAACAGATGCCGAACTTCAACCTGAATACAATCAATTCGTCAAAGGTTATCCAAAAACAACGCAATACAAAGCAGCGCACATCCTCGTCAAAACCAAGGAAGAAGCAGACGCGATCATCAAGCAGCTCGACAGCGGGACGCCGTTCGATCAACTGGCCAAGGAAAAATCTCAAGATCCGGGCTCAGCAAAACAGGGCGGAGAACTCGGTTGGTTTGATGCCGATCAAATGGTGCCCGAATTTTCGGCAGCCGTCGAAAAGCTCAAGAAAGGCGAGATCACCCAGCAGCCGGTCAAATCACAATTCGGTTGGCATGTCATCAAACTGGAAGACACGCGCTTGGCACAACCACCGACTTTTGCGGAACTCAAACCACAACTTGAAACCCAATACCGTCGTGCGGCTATTGAAGATCTGATCAAAAAATTACGCACAAAGGCTAAAATCAACATCATGGCTGTTCCCGCCACTCTGCAAACAGCACCGGCTGAGGCTTCCAAGCCATCGGAAGAAGCCGCGCCCGCAGCCAAGCCCTAA
- a CDS encoding Crp/Fnr family transcriptional regulator, translating into MTIEGRNLQDTIIGRELTAEQCQTLASICEQQTIPNGQLLFAEGSSNDTLFIIMSGRFAVSRDTGRGFSDTLHLLGQGELAGESGFLDGAPHSATLRAVGDAVVLTIERARLEAMLINNPIIVYKVMRAIVYSIREITRRMNQQHLQMLQYINPDCGRF; encoded by the coding sequence ATGACCATCGAAGGCAGAAACCTGCAAGACACCATTATCGGCCGTGAACTGACGGCCGAACAATGCCAGACGCTGGCCTCTATTTGCGAGCAACAGACGATCCCGAATGGTCAGTTGCTCTTTGCAGAAGGTTCCAGCAACGACACGTTGTTCATCATTATGTCTGGGCGCTTTGCCGTGAGCCGGGATACGGGTCGGGGATTCAGCGATACGCTGCATTTGCTGGGCCAGGGTGAACTGGCGGGCGAGTCTGGATTTCTCGATGGCGCGCCGCACAGCGCGACACTGCGCGCGGTGGGTGATGCCGTTGTGCTAACGATCGAACGGGCGCGTCTTGAAGCGATGTTGATAAATAACCCTATCATCGTATACAAGGTGATGCGGGCCATCGTATACAGCATCCGAGAGATTACGCGCCGCATGAACCAGCAGCACTTGCAGATGCTGCAATATATCAACCCGGATTGCGGACGCTTCTAA
- a CDS encoding EAL and HDOD domain-containing protein — MTSTPMLIQHIRLARQPIVDRELNTIGYELLYRAQDADQTARISNSNQATASVVINALTEIGLDVLVGTQQAFINVPLKLLFNDVLKGIVARQMVLEILETVECNESTAEAMATLKQLGFRIALDDFPVGNIGQPCVKNAHYVKLDVLSDGVDKIAQVVKHAHDAGLKVIAEKVEEWSDYETLKAAGVDYFQGHFFSRPEMIVRQTIRANKAHLLSMLILLQDENVTLDAISEKINTDLGLTYRLLRLVNSAAIGMRRKVESVPDAVRMLGINTIRSMVYLSALTGVAGKPSALITTAMVRARFAELLSKKTGLGNPSSAFMVGLFSTLDAFYDQPIEQIVGELPLSDSIAEALVSRKGVLGEILEYLVFYERGIWLDGDEITNKLNACAPELYVEAVNWAEKIS; from the coding sequence ATGACATCCACGCCTATGCTGATTCAACATATACGTTTAGCCCGCCAGCCGATTGTAGACCGGGAATTGAATACCATCGGGTACGAACTGCTCTACCGTGCACAGGACGCAGACCAAACTGCTCGTATCAGTAATTCCAACCAGGCCACCGCTTCGGTGGTGATCAACGCATTAACGGAAATTGGTTTGGATGTGCTGGTGGGTACCCAGCAGGCATTCATCAATGTACCGCTTAAGTTGCTGTTCAACGATGTCCTCAAAGGTATCGTGGCGCGACAAATGGTGCTGGAAATCTTGGAAACGGTCGAGTGCAATGAATCGACCGCCGAAGCGATGGCCACGCTAAAACAACTCGGTTTTCGTATAGCGCTGGATGATTTCCCGGTGGGTAACATCGGCCAGCCTTGTGTCAAGAATGCGCACTACGTCAAGCTGGATGTGCTCTCTGACGGCGTTGATAAAATTGCACAGGTGGTCAAGCATGCGCACGATGCCGGTTTGAAGGTAATCGCCGAAAAGGTTGAAGAATGGAGCGATTACGAGACACTGAAAGCCGCCGGTGTTGATTATTTTCAAGGGCATTTCTTTTCACGGCCAGAAATGATCGTTCGTCAGACCATCCGGGCAAACAAGGCCCATCTGCTGAGCATGTTGATTCTGCTTCAAGATGAGAATGTCACTCTGGACGCGATCTCTGAGAAAATAAATACCGATTTGGGGCTGACCTATCGCTTGCTGCGGTTGGTCAACTCGGCGGCCATCGGCATGCGCCGCAAGGTTGAATCTGTGCCTGACGCTGTTCGCATGTTGGGCATCAATACCATTCGAAGCATGGTTTACCTTTCGGCGTTGACGGGCGTGGCAGGGAAACCGTCGGCTTTGATTACGACCGCAATGGTTCGGGCCCGATTTGCAGAATTACTCAGCAAGAAAACTGGATTGGGTAACCCGTCGTCTGCGTTCATGGTGGGATTGTTCTCGACTTTAGATGCGTTCTACGATCAGCCTATCGAGCAGATAGTTGGTGAATTGCCGTTGTCTGACAGTATTGCAGAGGCTCTGGTGAGTCGAAAAGGTGTGCTCGGCGAGATACTCGAATATCTCGTATTCTACGAGCGTGGCATCTGGCTTGATGGGGATGAAATCACTAATAAGCTCAATGCCTGCGCGCCAGAACTTTATGTCGAAGCCGTCAACTGGGCTGAAAAAATCAGCTAA
- the pnp gene encoding polyribonucleotide nucleotidyltransferase — translation MAVFTEQFDYGRHSVTLTTGEIARQASGAVMVQMGDTVVLVTVVVESAPEPGQDFLPLTVEYQEKFYAAGRIPGGFFKREGRSTEAETLIARLIDRPLRPLFPKGFYNQVQVIAQVLSLDPEVPGDIPAMLGASAALALSGLPFDAHLGAARVGYINEAFVLNPAQTEMADSRLELVVAGTEEAVLMVESEADRLPEATMLDAVMFGHEAAQSAIAAIRRLAANAARPAMAWAPPVEHPDLEAKIRTAFGDSIAETYQIAEKQQRYLRLNELREEAIAQFADDVAVPAKLVSSLIESLESSVVRGRVLDGAARIDGRDTKTIRPITVRTGVLPRVHGSALFTRGETQALVVTTLGSARDAQLIDAVVGEYKESFIFHYNFPPYSVGETGRFGAPKRREIGHGNLARRGVKAVIPNPENSPYTLRVVSEITESNGSSSMASVCGASLSMMDAGVEIAAPVAGIAMGLIKEGNRFVVLSDILGDEDHLGDMDFKVAGTADGVTALQMDIKINGITREIMSQALDQAKGGRLHILGIMNAALAAPRKSVAPNAPQFIKFKINPDKIREVIGKGGATIQGITRDTHTQIDISDDGQITITATSAEQGEEARRRVEQITVEAEVGKIYEGKVVRITDFGAFVNILPGKDGLLHISQISDERVERVTDKLQEGDNVRVLLLELDKQGRMRLTMRGLDAPQTE, via the coding sequence GTGGCCGTTTTTACCGAACAATTTGATTATGGACGTCATTCTGTCACCTTGACCACGGGAGAAATTGCCCGCCAGGCTTCTGGTGCCGTGATGGTGCAGATGGGCGATACGGTGGTACTGGTGACTGTTGTTGTCGAGAGCGCACCGGAGCCCGGGCAGGACTTTCTGCCGCTGACCGTCGAATATCAGGAAAAGTTTTACGCGGCTGGTCGCATTCCCGGTGGTTTCTTCAAGCGGGAAGGGCGGTCGACCGAAGCGGAAACCCTGATTGCCCGATTGATCGATCGTCCGTTACGTCCCCTGTTTCCCAAGGGATTTTATAATCAGGTTCAGGTGATTGCCCAGGTGCTATCACTCGATCCCGAAGTGCCCGGCGACATTCCCGCCATGCTCGGTGCTTCAGCAGCGCTGGCCTTGTCGGGTCTGCCTTTTGATGCACATTTGGGTGCAGCACGCGTCGGTTATATCAATGAGGCGTTTGTGTTGAATCCAGCACAGACCGAAATGGCCGATTCTCGGCTTGAACTGGTGGTGGCGGGTACCGAAGAAGCCGTGCTCATGGTCGAATCAGAAGCAGATCGCTTGCCGGAAGCCACGATGCTAGATGCAGTCATGTTCGGTCATGAGGCGGCGCAGTCGGCGATTGCGGCGATTCGTCGTCTCGCTGCCAATGCGGCACGTCCTGCCATGGCCTGGGCGCCTCCGGTTGAGCATCCGGATCTGGAAGCCAAAATCCGTACGGCATTTGGTGATTCGATTGCCGAGACGTATCAAATCGCCGAAAAACAGCAACGCTACCTGCGCTTGAATGAATTGCGTGAAGAAGCCATTGCCCAGTTTGCGGATGATGTTGCTGTGCCGGCCAAGTTGGTTTCATCCCTGATCGAGTCATTGGAATCATCGGTTGTGCGCGGTCGCGTTCTGGATGGCGCGGCGCGCATCGATGGTCGCGATACCAAAACCATCCGCCCGATTACCGTACGAACCGGTGTGCTGCCCCGCGTTCACGGTTCGGCGCTTTTTACCCGCGGTGAAACGCAGGCTTTGGTTGTGACGACGCTCGGGTCGGCACGCGATGCGCAATTGATCGATGCGGTGGTGGGTGAGTACAAGGAGTCATTTATCTTCCATTACAACTTCCCGCCCTACAGCGTGGGTGAGACCGGCCGGTTTGGTGCGCCCAAACGACGCGAAATCGGTCACGGCAATTTGGCTCGTCGCGGGGTCAAGGCCGTTATACCAAACCCGGAAAATTCTCCGTACACACTGCGCGTGGTGTCGGAAATCACCGAGTCCAATGGCTCAAGCTCTATGGCCAGCGTGTGTGGCGCATCCTTGTCGATGATGGATGCCGGTGTGGAAATCGCGGCGCCGGTAGCCGGCATCGCGATGGGCCTGATCAAGGAAGGCAATCGCTTTGTTGTGCTTTCCGACATCCTTGGAGATGAAGATCATCTTGGCGATATGGATTTCAAGGTTGCCGGTACCGCCGATGGGGTTACTGCCCTGCAAATGGACATCAAGATCAACGGAATTACCCGTGAGATCATGAGTCAGGCGCTTGATCAGGCCAAGGGTGGGCGGCTGCACATTCTGGGTATCATGAACGCGGCACTTGCCGCGCCGCGCAAGAGCGTTGCCCCGAACGCCCCCCAATTCATCAAGTTCAAGATCAACCCGGACAAGATCCGGGAGGTGATTGGCAAGGGTGGAGCGACGATTCAGGGCATTACCCGCGATACCCATACACAGATCGATATTTCAGACGATGGCCAGATCACGATTACGGCGACATCCGCCGAGCAGGGCGAGGAAGCGCGTCGACGCGTCGAGCAAATCACGGTCGAGGCCGAAGTTGGCAAGATTTATGAGGGCAAAGTGGTGCGAATCACCGATTTCGGCGCTTTTGTGAATATCCTGCCGGGTAAGGATGGTCTGCTGCATATCTCGCAAATCAGTGATGAGCGCGTCGAACGTGTGACCGACAAGCTTCAGGAGGGTGATAATGTTCGCGTACTTTTGCTTGAGTTGGATAAGCAAGGTCGTATGCGCCTGACCATGAGGGGGCTGGATGCTCCGCAGACGGAATAA
- the rpsO gene encoding 30S ribosomal protein S15, translating to MSLTTEQKSQVVADYSRGTNDTGSPEVQVALLTTRIVHLTEHFAEHKKDHHSRRGLLKLVNQRRKLLDYLKSKDLGRYQELISRLGLRK from the coding sequence ATGTCATTAACTACAGAACAGAAATCACAGGTTGTCGCAGACTACAGCCGCGGCACAAACGATACCGGTTCTCCGGAAGTACAGGTCGCTCTGCTGACCACCCGTATCGTGCACCTGACCGAGCACTTTGCCGAGCACAAGAAAGATCACCATTCCCGTCGCGGTTTGCTCAAGCTGGTCAACCAGCGTCGCAAACTGCTGGACTACCTGAAATCAAAAGATTTGGGTCGTTACCAGGAACTGATCAGCCGTTTGGGTCTGCGCAAGTAA